The genomic window TTTGGTAAATTAAATTAACCTGGGGAAAATTATGTGAGATGTTCAAGAATtaaatttcctcattcataaatgAATTCCATCCGTTTCGCTCACAGAAATACCATAGAGTCCAGAAATGGTGGCTTGTGAAAAATAAAGTATTGTAGTTTTGTATCCATTCACAAGTGGTCTGTCCACCATTCAAGAGCTTCACTAATTCTGTCCTTTCACATCCTCAGAATTCTTGATGATGTCTGATGGATTTTCTATTAAGAAGTTTTGCAGAAATGTGGGAAATTAAGTTTGAGTTATCTATATTTTTGTGAATTGTAGCATGAGTAGACACAAATTATGATTCCATGTACTGAGTAAAATTAATTCATGGCTCTGGCTatgaaggggaagaaaacataCCCCTACAAAGGACTTTCTTCAGGGCCCCATTAATATCCCTGTTCCTCAAACTGTAGATAAAGGGGTTCAGCATGGGAGTAACCATTGTATACATTATAGAAAAAATGATGTCTTTGATATTAGAGTTACTGGAGGAAGGTAAAAAGTACTGGCCAATGATTGTCCCATAATACAATGACACCACAGAGAGATGGGAGCCACAGGTTGATAAAGCTTTGAAGATCCCCTTGGCAGAAGGTATCTTCAGGACAGTAGCAAGAATATGGATGTAAGAGACAAGGACACATATTAATGGCAGTGTAATGACTGCTACCCCTACAGTGAATATCAGTAGTTCATTGAGGGAAATATCTGAGCAGGATAGCTTGAGCAAAGCAGCCAAGTCACAAAAGTAGTGGGTTATGGTGTTGTCTGCACAGAAGGACAGTCGGGCCAGGGGAAGTGTGTGGGTCAAAGAGTGAGCACAGGAGAGGATCCAGGATCCAAGCACCAGTAGGATGCATAGTTCCTTACTCATGACAGTGGTATAGTGGAGAGGGTGGCAGATGGCAACATAGCGATCATAAGCCATTGCAGTGAGCAGGAAGCTGTCAAGATcaacaaagaatatgaagaaatacaTCTGTGAGATGCAGCCATTGTAGGAAATGGTCTGACTTCCTGTCTGCATGTTCACCAGCATCTTAGGGGTGGTCACTGAAGAGAAACAGAGATCAGTGAAGGCCAAGTGGCTGAGGAGGAAATACATAGGGGTATGGAGGCGAGAGTCTAATCTGATCAGCAAGATGATAAGCAGGTTCCCAAACAGTGTGGTGAGATACATACTCAGGAATAGGAGGTAGAACAACCCCTGCTGCTGTGGTCTGATGAGAAGTCCTAGGAGGAGGAATTCAGAGACATTCGTCTCATTGTCTCTTTCCATGCTGTTTTACTAACTgctacaagaaaaagaaatcagaaataaaTACTGGTGAGTCACAGAAATCATAGAGTATTGAATATCGTACGCTTCATACACATCAGTCATAAAGTCACAAATGTTTAGACAAGATTTAGAACACAGACCTTATAATGTTAGAgttaaaaaggaccttagaacatagcgTGTTAGAGAAGGAAGGAGCTTTAGAAGTGACAATGGTAACACTAGGATGTAAAATGCTAAAGATGGAAAGTTCTTTAGAGTATAGCCAGAACAATGTTATATTTGGATGAAATCATAATCTACAgtgttatgaaataaaatatgtgatattagaattaaaagggacttTAGATCATAGAATGT from Notamacropus eugenii isolate mMacEug1 chromosome 1, mMacEug1.pri_v2, whole genome shotgun sequence includes these protein-coding regions:
- the LOC140518286 gene encoding olfactory receptor 1J4-like yields the protein MERDNETNVSEFLLLGLLIRPQQQGLFYLLFLSMYLTTLFGNLLIILLIRLDSRLHTPMYFLLSHLAFTDLCFSSVTTPKMLVNMQTGSQTISYNGCISQMYFFIFFVDLDSFLLTAMAYDRYVAICHPLHYTTVMSKELCILLVLGSWILSCAHSLTHTLPLARLSFCADNTITHYFCDLAALLKLSCSDISLNELLIFTVGVAVITLPLICVLVSYIHILATVLKIPSAKGIFKALSTCGSHLSVVSLYYGTIIGQYFLPSSSNSNIKDIIFSIMYTMVTPMLNPFIYSLRNRDINGALKKVLSKRMEFIYE